GTCCATCTCTCAAAACAACTACTGTATCACATATGTCCATTATTTCATCTAGTCTATGAGTAATAAATATTATAGATATTCCCTTTTCAGATAATCTTCTCATAGTTTCAAGCAATACCTTTGCCTCTTCTTCAGTCAAAACAGCTGTAGGTTCATCTAAAACCAAAAGCTTTGTTTTTTCTCTCTCAATCTCACGAGCTATTTCTGTAAACTGCTTATGAGCTACTGGCATTTCATTAATAACAGTATCAGGATCTATCTCTATACCTAGCTGAGAAATAGCATTATTTGCTCTTTTCTCTATATTTTTTGAATCTATTCTCCTTATTCTTTCTCCAAAAAGACTTTCTAAAAAACTATTAGCAGTAGATTCTCTATTTAAAACTATATTTTCATTAGCTTTAAAACCAGGTATTAAAGAAAATTCCTGATGAACCATTCCTATTCCTACAGCAAGAGCATCAAATGGAGATTTAAAATTTGTTTCTTCTCCATTAAAAATTATTTTTCCTCCATACCCTCCTGTTTCAGAAATAACTGGCATACCAAAAATAGCCTTCATCAAAGTTGATTTTCCGGCTCCATTCTCTCCTACCAGTCCTACTATTTCACCAGGTTTAACCTCCAAATTTATATCTTTTAATACTACATTTTCTCCAAAAGACTTTGAAAGCCCCTCTATTTTCAATAATACTTTATCCACATTTTCACCCCTTGAAAATTAAAGGAGGGGGATTACCCCTCCCTTATTATTTTATTTTAAAATATTTTTCAGGAACAGTTTCATTAGTCATGTTCATGTAACCTTTTCCTAAAACATAAGTGTCTTGATATAATAAGTAGAAGTTATCTTTTTCCACTCCATTGACGTCTGTGTAGTTACTTCCATTCCAACCAGCACCAGGAGTAAATTTCTTCAATGAATTCATAATAGAATCAAAGTCAGTAGCATCTACACCTTTTTCTATAACTGCTCTTGCATGTTCTCCTAAAGCAATAACAGAAATAAAGTTATATGAGTAAGCCCATGTTCCCATTCTTCCAGCTCCACCTTTTGCTACTACTGTATCTTCAACTTTCTTTAATATTTTTGGCCAGTTCCCTTTTTCATCTTCAGAGAATTTTATTCCTAAAGCTCCAGGATATCCCATTGTAGGAGATGGTAAATCTGCTTCTACAAAGTATCCACCTACTTCAGCTACTCTTTTTAATAATGGTTCAGTGTGAGCATCATTTGTTGCAAAGAATGCTGTATCTTTACCATATTTTTCCAACCAGTTAGGTACTTGTTCCAATATATACTGTTGAGCTCCTGCCACTCCAACATCACTTACTGGATCTGGAGCAGACATATCAATAAATTCCATTCCAAGATCTTTTGCAGTTTCTGCCATTATATTTCTTCTTCTTGACAATAATTCATAACTCAAATGTCTTGGGAAAGATATATGCATAAATTTTGTAGCTCCCATCTCTTTTGCAGCTTTTACAATTAAATATCCTCTTGCCACATTGTCTGGGTTAGTAACTAAATCAGCTGCATCACTTATGATCTCTGGATCTTCATGTGGAGCATTAGCTATCAATAATATATCAGGTCTTTTTTCTCTTATTCTTCTAAATGCTTCAACTGTTCCAGGAACAGCTTCTGCTACTAATATAACTTTCATTTTAGGGTCATCTGCTAATCCTACCATTTGAGAAATAGTAGTTTCCATCTCCTGCATAAAATTATCAGGATAAGTAACATGTGTAACCATTCCACCTTTATCACTTGCTCCATACATTTTCACTAACTCTTCAGCACCACGAAGACTATCTTCTGATTGAGATACAGTTCCACTTACAACTCCAATATGGTAATCTGCTTCAGCAGCAAAACTGAACAATGAAAACAAAAACATAAATAATCCAACAAAATACTTTTTCATAAGTTCCCCCTTACAATTTTATTATCTTCTTTATAATTCTATACTTAACTATATACCTACAATAAAAAAAGTACCATTATTTAAGTACAGAGGTTATAAAACTTTTTGATATTGTTAGGATTATACTCCTTTAAATAATGTATGTCAACCATTATTTTCTTTAATTAAAAAAAATATTTCATTTATTTGTTTTTTAAAAAATACCAATCAAGATTTTAAGGTATATTTTTATATATTTATATTTGAATTAATATTTCATATTTTTTAATTTTTTTAATTTATAAATTTTTATTTTTAGATTTTTTTGTTAATTTTATATTTATTTCATTTTTACAAAAAATAAAAAAGATCTGGTACTTTATAAATATCAGATCTGATTTATAAGATTATTTACTTGTTCCTAATCTTCCATTAAAAAAAGAACTCTTCATCTCATCAGATTTATTCTTTTCTAGCTTCTTCATCATTTCAGTTTTTTCTTCAATTTTTTTAGATATATAAAATATAATATCAAAATTAGTTATTTCATGATAACTACTTTTTTCCTCTTCTTCTTTTTTTATATATGGTTTTTCATACATTTCAAATATAATATCTAAATTAGTTATTTCTTTCATTTTTCTCCCTCCAAGGTCAACCCAAAATTAAAAATATCCTTAGAATCATACCACTAATTAAAACTATAGTTTCAAACTTCAATCTATCTTCCTTATAGCTATATAGTATTAAAAATCATCAAAAATGTAAAACCATATTTCAGACACATCTTAACAAGTATAAGCTTGTATCTCTTCTCATCTATAGTTTTTTATAAAATAAAAAAGGGCTCAATTTTTTATTGAACCCCTTTCATTTAAAAACTATTTTCTTATATTTCATCCCAGCCATCAATAGATGAACTCATATTATAACTTGTCACTGTCCCTTCAAAGAAATTTGCTTTTACATTTCCTTCTCCCTCTGTATCTGCAAATTTTGTAAGATGTTTATATGGATTTTTATTAAATCCATCATATATTGGCTTCAAACCAATACTTCTCAATCTCTCATTTGCCAGCCACTTTGTATATTGTTCTGTTGTTTCCTCTGTTATTCCAAGAATTTGATTTCCTATTATATGGTTAGTCCAATTTATTTCTTGTTCTACTGCTTTCCTAAACATATCATAGATTTCTTCATCATTGAAAAAATCTGGATTTTCATTTCTTATCTCTTTTAATAGATGCTGAAAAATAACAACATGAGATAGTTCATCTCTATTTATAAGTCTTATTATATCAGATGTTCCCATCATTCTATTTCTGCTTGCCAAAAGATAGAAAAAATTAAATCCATTATAGAAATATATTGCCTCTAAAAGATAGTCAGCTACAATAACCTTAGAAAAATTTTCATCATTTGGATTTTCTAAAAATCTTTGATACATTTCAGCAATATATTTATTTCTTTCAAAAAGTATCTTATCTTCTCTCCATTTATCATATATAGAGTTTCTTATTTCTTTTGGAAGAATAGATTCTATTATATATTGATAAGATTGTGAATGTATTGCTTCTTGAAATGTCTGAATGGAAAGTATCAGATTTATTTCTGGAGCAGTTATATAATCACACACATTTGGAATATTATTAGTTTGAATACTATCAAGAAAAATTAAAAATGATAAAATTCCATCATAGGCTTCTTTCTCCTGATCTGTCAGATTTTTATAGTCATTTTTATCTTGTGTTAAATCTATTTTTTCTGGTATCCAAAAGTTTCCCATCATTGTTCTATAAAGTTGATTAGCCCATTGATACTTAACATTATTTAAATTAAATATATTTGTGCTATCTCCTTTTATTATTCTTCTTTTAGATAAAGAATCATCTCCTAGAGGATTAAAAAGTTTTTTCCTATCCACTGCAGCTTTCACACTCCTCTTTTTCATTCATTATATTAGTATTTTTTTGAATCGTTCTTATATAATATATTGATTTACAACCATTTTTCCACGCAGACATAAGAGTATTATAAATATCTTTTGCTCTTATATTTTTATTTAAATCAAAAATTAGCTCCATTGAAACTCCTTGAGTAGTCCACTTTCCTATCCTACTCATTATTTCTACATAAATTTGTGGATTCACATTTTTAAATTCTGGATAAAACCAAGCTCTATCTTTCAAATATTTCACTACTCTTGGTACTGCTCCTTTTTGATTTTTTTCTATATAGAATCTTGAAAATGTAGGATTTACTGATGCTGTTGCTCCCATAAGAAGTGATGTAGAAGTGTTAGGAGCTATGG
Above is a window of Fusobacterium varium DNA encoding:
- the nrdB gene encoding Ribonucleoside-diphosphate reductase subunit beta, whose amino-acid sequence is MKKRSVKAAVDRKKLFNPLGDDSLSKRRIIKGDSTNIFNLNNVKYQWANQLYRTMMGNFWIPEKIDLTQDKNDYKNLTDQEKEAYDGILSFLIFLDSIQTNNIPNVCDYITAPEINLILSIQTFQEAIHSQSYQYIIESILPKEIRNSIYDKWREDKILFERNKYIAEMYQRFLENPNDENFSKVIVADYLLEAIYFYNGFNFFYLLASRNRMMGTSDIIRLINRDELSHVVIFQHLLKEIRNENPDFFNDEEIYDMFRKAVEQEINWTNHIIGNQILGITEETTEQYTKWLANERLRSIGLKPIYDGFNKNPYKHLTKFADTEGEGNVKANFFEGTVTSYNMSSSIDGWDEI
- the rbsA_4 gene encoding Ribose import ATP-binding protein RbsA, with the protein product MDKVLLKIEGLSKSFGENVVLKDINLEVKPGEIVGLVGENGAGKSTLMKAIFGMPVISETGGYGGKIIFNGEETNFKSPFDALAVGIGMVHQEFSLIPGFKANENIVLNRESTANSFLESLFGERIRRIDSKNIEKRANNAISQLGIEIDPDTVINEMPVAHKQFTEIAREIEREKTKLLVLDEPTAVLTEEEAKVLLETMRRLSEKGISIIFITHRLDEIMDICDTVVVLRDGLLINTVSTKDTNVNQITEWMIGRKMGESEEKIETLDDNKETILSVKNFWVDMPGEMAKGLNLDIKKGEILGLGGMAGQGKIGIANGIMGLYDSSGKVTFKGEIIKLNDPNNPLEKGIFFVSEDRKGVGLLLESSIEENIAYPAMQIQRKFFKKRFGGLFNLVDEEAMKENAQDYIKN
- a CDS encoding Protein of uncharacterised function (DUF3798); translated protein: MKKYFVGLFMFLFSLFSFAAEADYHIGVVSGTVSQSEDSLRGAEELVKMYGASDKGGMVTHVTYPDNFMQEMETTISQMVGLADDPKMKVILVAEAVPGTVEAFRRIREKRPDILLIANAPHEDPEIISDAADLVTNPDNVARGYLIVKAAKEMGATKFMHISFPRHLSYELLSRRRNIMAETAKDLGMEFIDMSAPDPVSDVGVAGAQQYILEQVPNWLEKYGKDTAFFATNDAHTEPLLKRVAEVGGYFVEADLPSPTMGYPGALGIKFSEDEKGNWPKILKKVEDTVVAKGGAGRMGTWAYSYNFISVIALGEHARAVIEKGVDATDFDSIMNSLKKFTPGAGWNGSNYTDVNGVEKDNFYLLYQDTYVLGKGYMNMTNETVPEKYFKIK